The genome window ACCTTGGGCACGCCGGGTTACCTGATCCATGGTTCCAACATGAAATTTGGTATTGGCACGCGTACAAGCCACGGCTGCTTCCGCATGTTTAACAACAACGTGCTGGAGATGGCCGGCATGGTGCCGGTGGGCACGTCGGTGCGCATCATCAACGATGCCTACAAGTTCGGCAGCAGTGGCGGCAAGGTGTACCTTGAAGCGCATACGCCGTTGAATGATGACGGTACGCCGTCGGTGGTCGACAAGCACACTGCGGTGATCAACGCCTTGCTCAAGCGCGAAGACCTGGCCAACAACTTGCGGGTCAACTGGGACCAGGTGCGTGACGTGGTCGCGGCGGAAGATGGTTTGCCGACGGAAATCGGTGTGCCCGGCGCAGCGTCGGTTGCTGCCAGCGCGCCGATCGATCTGCAGCAATAAGGCCCGACATCAAACGCCCGCCAAGGTCTTGCGCCACGGCGGGCTTTTTATTGCCCGTGATTCAGGCACAAATCCCAGGCAATAAAAAAGCCGACCCATAAATGGATCGGCTTGATAACAACCCCGAGGGATTATTACTTGCGGCTAGCTTTTTCAAGCATGCGCAGAGCGCGCTCGTTAGCTTCGTCAGCAGTCTGTTGTGCTTTTTGAGCAGCAGCCAGAGCTTCATCAGCTTTACGGTAGGCTTCGTCTGCACGGGCCTGGGAGCGAGCTGCTGCGTCTTCAGTTGCAGTCAGACGAGCTTCGGTTTCTTTGGAGACGCTGCTGCAACCGGTAGCCAGAACTGCGGCCAGAGCCAGAGCAGAGAATTTCAGAACGTTGTTCATCGTGTTCCCCTTCAAGGACTTTCTATTAGGTGGCTAGTTTCTCAGAGTGAGCTAATAGCCGGCGTACATACTACCCATTACTTGTAGTAAGTAAACTGACGTAGCGCAAGAAGCAAAAAAAATTCTCGTGCCGAATCTATTTTGGCTAATCTTTTGGAGGTTTGTATAAAAAGCGTCCAGTTTTTTTCAATCAGGCGTACATCGGACCTAGGCTGAAAGGGCCGGCCTGCATGTGTTAAGCCCTGTAAACAGATGAAATTTTATATATCCACGCTGACACTTACGTTCAGCATGGCTTCGCGTTGCCCGGCATCTTTTGCGCATGTAGAGGTGACTTTAAGAGCGCCTGTTCGTCTCAAGGTTCAACTGCCGGCAATGTTCAGGCTTTCGATCATCGGTAGATCGAAGCCCTTTCTATATCCACCCGTGGCAGGGGATGACGAGTGCGCCTTGAGCAATTGCAGGATTGGTGCCTACTATTCCCTACGTGCAGGTGTGAGCGCTCAGGGTTTTCTCGTTGTCGAAACCGGCACGGGGTGGCGTAGATGTTCCTTCGCCGGAAAAACATCGGTAAGGTAGGGGTCAGAAACCAAGACCCGCGAGGAGTAGTGATGAGCGAGGCGTTGTCCATCCACCATGACCAGGCTGGTCATCAGTTCGAGACCAATGTGGACGGTCATCGTGCCTATCTGACCTATATGGACCTCGGCAAACAGACCCTGGATATCTATCGGACCTTCGTGCCCAACGCACTGCGGGGCCGTGGTATTGCAGCGGCGCTGACCGAGGAAGCCTTGAAGTTTGCCGAAGAGGCGGGCTACACGGTGATCCCTTCGTGCTCTTATGTCGAACGCTACATGGAGCGCCACCAGCGCCATGCCGCTAAGCTGTAAGGCTTAAGACAGCACCATGAAAAACGCCGGGCATTGCCCGGCGTTTTTGTGTGCGCAGTGTGTACTCAGGTGCGTTTGCGCTTTGGCAAAACATCCTTGAGCTTGGCGTGCATGCTGCGCAGGGTGTTTTCGGTGGCGGCCCAGTCGATGCAAGCATCGGTGATCGACACGCCGTATTGCAAGTCGGCCAGGTCTTTTGGAATCGCCTGGCAACCCCAGTTCAGGTGGCTCTCGACCATCAGCCCGATGATCGACTGGTTGCCTTCGAGAATCTGGTTGGCAACGTTTTCCATTACCAGCGGCTGCAGGGCCGGGTCCTTGTTGGAGTTGGCGTGGCTGCAGTCGACCATGATGTTCGGCTTGATCCTTGCCTTGTTCAGAGCCTGTTCGCACAGGGCGACGCTGACCGAATCATAGTTGGGTTTGCCGTTGCCGCCGCGCAGTACCACGTGGCCATAGGCGTTGCCCTTGGTGGTGACGATAGACACGCCA of Pseudomonas azotoformans contains these proteins:
- a CDS encoding GNAT family N-acetyltransferase; translated protein: MSEALSIHHDQAGHQFETNVDGHRAYLTYMDLGKQTLDIYRTFVPNALRGRGIAAALTEEALKFAEEAGYTVIPSCSYVERYMERHQRHAAKL
- the oprI gene encoding outer membrane lipoprotei OprI, whose amino-acid sequence is MNNVLKFSALALAAVLATGCSSVSKETEARLTATEDAAARSQARADEAYRKADEALAAAQKAQQTADEANERALRMLEKASRK